A region from the Silene latifolia isolate original U9 population chromosome 7, ASM4854445v1, whole genome shotgun sequence genome encodes:
- the LOC141590040 gene encoding uncharacterized protein LOC141590040, protein MESGAEQLDDALTITLSIGNCTVRKALVDTGSSVNLIMLETLKTMGFDKENLVKKSVPLVGFSGETAHSVGEITIPTYIEGVNKLVRYLIIEGPTTYNVILGRPWLHQMKAVPSTYHQCLKFPTPWGTVTVKGDQEESRNCYTQALKATTKLPS, encoded by the coding sequence ATGGAAAGTGGCGCAGAACAGCTTGACGATGCCTTGACCATAACATTATCCATTGGCAATTGCACTGTACGGAAAGCATTGGTAGATACAGGGAGCTCTGTGAACCTTATCATGCTCGAAACCCTCAAAACCATGGGCTTCGATAAAGAGAACCTGGTGAAGAAATCTGTGCCACTGGTGGGATTTAGTGGAGAGACTGCGCATTCAGTAGGTGAGATAACCATCCCAACATATATCGAAGGAGTTAATAAACTAGTAAGATACCTAATCATCGAGGGTCCAACCACCTACAACGTGATACTGGGAAGACCGTGGTTGCATCAGATGAAGGCAGTACCTTCAACATATCATCAGTGTCTCAAGTTCCCAACGCCATGGGGCACAGTTACGGTAAAAGGAGATCAAGAGGAATCCAGAAACTGCTATACCCAAGCCCTCAAAGCTACAACCAAGCTCCCCTCATAG